A single region of the Micropterus dolomieu isolate WLL.071019.BEF.003 ecotype Adirondacks linkage group LG18, ASM2129224v1, whole genome shotgun sequence genome encodes:
- the LOC123987423 gene encoding telomeric repeat-binding factor 2-interacting protein 1: MLTASSKQRDVAKSKISPVLFLTVDGEPMSFFLRPGPVKRKLQPLITAGGGLLCNVQQPGAILLINPEERGSIPETTAHWYVSTQYIINCVEKDEQLNLEDYRLNPGVDTRHSARLNNSKESSGFLGGRVAYTPEDDAAILNYVREHNTEVGGNRLWQEMEKQRVTSHSWQSMKYRYRVRLAKKRSEVVEDAPTEEDTKEAEEETKVEGNQETDVAQAAASPWTDSTAADPLQTHSVESDLTQIEDLSIPAESTQQEIVEAQTSASPGGEVQHVSPQIDKQPTESTQAGTVEAETPNSPQITEDPCVDPLTDAHPIPAESTEPETDEPQTIVSPQKESAPEDSPAAQPRSLPDTSSQKKPKEKQKASPEREQPQRRFTRRQLQLEELLSPKPYGKKLRSASSSAEQPSSSPQPSKKTKSAVKSALQKDTTADQPPSKRARGKSTAAVEESQQEEITESSSVPQKGEKKKEKRKLGILELATKEFEDESEFEEDEAPDLQNPTATGTIQPILTDSTSDTAEPVSTQSNNRYGPSLQEEVQETQTSTSSSLPQTRCPEPVATKASEAHLFIFDSESQEEDSQSIVGESTVALAKQQPRIDKDDAAFSLTQVQLEENKQRIRELMNKTKQDLASVTKALLKTSGDFSAALDLLLNPSSFSALFWDRCDDSLLHSADLVVRQQLLEKYGEEAVAKRIVFLEIER, encoded by the exons ATGTTGACCGCATCATCCAAACAGCGGGATGTGGCCAAATCTAAAATCTCCCCCGTTCTATTTCTGACCGTGGACGGCGAACCCATGTCTTTCTTCTTGCGCCCGGGTCCTGTTAAACGCAAACTTCAGCCGCTCATCACAGCTGGGGGAGGTTTGTTGTGCAATGTCCAGCAGCCAGGAGCAATCCTGCTGATTAACCCAGAGGAAAGAGGCTCTATTCCTGAAACAACTGCTCACTG GTACGTGTCCACCCAGTACATTATCAACTGTGTTGAGAAGGATGAACAGCTAAACTTAGAAGACTACAGGTTAAATCCTGGAGTGGACACAAGACACTCTGCTAGACTCAACAATAGCAAAGAGAGCTCCGGTTTCTTAGGAG GCAGGGTTGCCTACACACCTGAAGATGATGCTGCCATTTTGAATTATGTCCGCGAACACAACACAGAGGTTGGAGGAAACCGGCTCTGGCAAGAGATGGAGAAGCAGCGTGTGACCAGTCACAGCTGGCAGTCCATGAAATACCGTTACAGAGTACGACTGGCAAAGAAACGGTCAGAGGTTGTGGAGGATGCACCAACAGAGGAAGACACCaaggaagcagaggaggagacCAAG GTAGAAGGAAATCAAGAGACAGATGTTGCACAagctgctgcttctccttggACAGATTCAACAGCGGCAGACCCTCTTCAGACACATTCAGTGGAATCAGACCTAACACAG ATTGAAGACCTGTCCATACCAGCTGAAAGCACACAACAAGAAATTGTAGAGGCTCAAACATCGGCCTCTCCAGGAGGAGAAGTGCAACATGTGAGCCCACAGATAGATAAACAACCAACTGAAAGCACACAAGCAGGGACGGTAGAAGCTGAAACACCTAACTCCCCCCAGATCACAGAGGATCCTTGTGTGGACCCACTGACAGATGCTCACCCCATTCCAGCTGAGAGCACAGAACCAGAAACAGATGAACCACAAACAATCGTCTCTCCACAAAAAGAAAGCGCGCCAGAGGACTCTCCAGCAGCTCAGCCCAGATCCCTGCCTGACACCTCCTCTCAGAAGAAGCCAAAAGAGAAGCAGAAGGCCTCCCCCGAGCGGGAACAACCACAGCGTCGGTTTACACGCAGGCAGCTTCAGCTTGAGGAGTTGTTATCGCCTAAACCGTATGGCAAAAAACTCAGATCAGCATCAAGTTCTGCTGAGCAACCGTCATCATCTCCCCAGCCCTCGAAGAAAACTAAATCAGCCGTTAAGTCCGCTCTTCAAAAagacacaacagcagaccagcCGCCGTCTAAGAGAGCCAGAGGAAAGAGCACGGCAGCAGTGGAAGAGAGTCAACAAGAAGAGA TTACAGAATCCAGTTCAGTGCCacagaaaggagagaagaagaaagaaaagagaaagttgGGGATTCTAGAGTTGGCTACAAAAGAGTTTGAAGATGAAAGTGAG TTCGAAGAAGATGAAGCTCCAGATCTCCAAAACCCGACCGCAACAGGGACGATACAGCCCATATTGACAGACTCCACTTCAGACACAGCAGAGCCTGTCTCTACACAGTCCAACAACAGATATGGACCCAGCCTCCAGGAGGAAGTGCAAGAGACTCAGACCTCCACTAGCAGCAGCCTACCACAGACTCGCTGCCCTGAGCCTGTAGCCACAAAGGCCTCCGAGGCCCACCTGTTCATATTTGACAGTGAATCTCAGGAAGAAGACTCTCAGTCCATTGTTGGTGAAAGTACAGTAGCTCTAGCCAAACAACAGCCACGAATAGACAAAGACGACGCTGCGTTTTCACTGACTCAGGTCCAGTTGGAAGAGAACAAGCAGCGAATCAGAGAGCTGATGAACAAGACGAAGCAG GACTTAGCCAGTGTGACCAAAGCCCTGCTGAAGACCAGCGGAGACTTCTCTGCTGCTCTGGATCTGCTTCTGAATCCCTCCTCCTTTTCAGCACTGTTTTGGGATCGCTGTGACGACAGTCTTCTGCACTCAGCTGATCTTGTGGTCCGACAGCAGCTGCTAGAGAAATACGGTGAGGAGGCCGTAGCCAAAAGAATCGTGTTCCTCGAGATAGAGAGATGA